Proteins from a single region of Runella sp. SP2:
- the metX gene encoding homoserine O-acetyltransferase has translation MAVHTFKYPYTFPLELGGELAGFQLAYTTHGTLNADGSNVLWICHALTGNADPTDWWDGLVGNDLHYDPKDWFIVCANVLGSHYGSTNALSINHQTGTPYYRTFPDISIRDNIHAFELLREELGISHIHTLVGGSLGGQQAVEWAIIQPELIGDLVLIATNAVHSPWGIAFNESQRMAIKADPTWKEARPDAGAEGIKVARSIALLSYRNYDTYDFTQARDSNEQTENFRAATYQQYQGDKLANRFNAFSYWTLSRMMDLHNVGRNRPSIIHALAQVKARTLVVGISSDILFPPSEQKFLTKHIPEAEYQEIDSLYGHDGFLIEYKQLRQILTSWEKKRSVVAS, from the coding sequence TTGGCAGTACATACGTTTAAATACCCATACACTTTTCCATTGGAACTCGGCGGCGAACTCGCTGGGTTCCAATTGGCCTATACCACCCACGGCACCCTCAACGCCGACGGCAGTAATGTTCTTTGGATTTGTCATGCACTCACAGGAAACGCCGATCCGACGGATTGGTGGGACGGACTGGTAGGAAATGACCTTCATTACGACCCCAAAGATTGGTTTATCGTCTGTGCCAACGTGCTGGGCTCGCATTATGGCTCTACCAATGCCTTGAGTATCAATCATCAAACGGGAACACCCTATTACCGTACCTTCCCTGATATTTCGATTCGGGACAACATCCACGCGTTTGAGTTACTGCGCGAAGAATTGGGAATATCACATATTCATACCCTCGTGGGTGGTTCGCTTGGTGGACAACAAGCTGTAGAATGGGCTATCATTCAACCAGAGCTTATCGGCGATTTGGTGCTTATTGCCACCAACGCCGTTCATTCTCCTTGGGGCATTGCCTTCAATGAATCGCAACGGATGGCCATCAAAGCTGACCCTACTTGGAAGGAAGCTCGCCCCGATGCGGGCGCCGAAGGCATAAAAGTGGCCCGCTCGATTGCGCTCCTCTCCTACCGCAACTACGACACCTACGATTTTACCCAAGCCCGCGATAGCAACGAACAAACGGAAAACTTCCGCGCGGCGACTTACCAGCAGTACCAAGGAGATAAACTAGCAAACCGCTTTAATGCGTTCTCTTACTGGACACTTTCGCGGATGATGGATTTGCACAACGTTGGCCGCAATCGCCCAAGTATCATTCATGCGCTTGCGCAAGTGAAAGCTCGTACGTTGGTGGTGGGGATTAGTTCGGACATTTTATTCCCGCCGTCGGAACAGAAGTTTTTAACAAAACACATCCCCGAAGCCGAGTATCAAGAAATTGACTCTTTGTACGGCCACGATGGTTTTTTAATTGAATACAAACAGCTCCGACAGATTCTTACGTCTTGGGAAAAGAAAAGGTCGGTTGTAGCGTCTTAG
- a CDS encoding DUF3108 domain-containing protein, protein MLGRFALVFAVFFFSSFHTKDSYRRIPQTNFGVGEHLEYRVHYGIFNAANAVVDVSPNVYQVNGRPCYKINIVGTTLGAFSWFAKVRDEWQSWMDTSAIVSQKFYRNIQENNYRKVETTVFNHDTDDAVVTDENGTKKFEVPNHIQDAISSYFFLRTLDFSKLSPNEMVEVPTFFENSVYKLKVKYRGKDVVKTKYGKIKALRLTPIMPNNELFKGENSIRIWVSDDANKVPIKVEVDLWVGALVMEVSSYRGARNAYNWY, encoded by the coding sequence ATGCTCGGACGCTTCGCCTTGGTATTTGCTGTGTTTTTTTTCTCTTCTTTTCATACCAAAGACTCCTATCGCCGTATCCCACAAACCAACTTTGGCGTAGGTGAACACCTCGAATACCGCGTACATTATGGCATTTTCAACGCAGCCAATGCCGTCGTTGACGTTAGTCCGAATGTCTATCAGGTGAATGGTCGGCCGTGTTACAAAATCAATATTGTAGGCACTACTTTAGGGGCTTTCAGTTGGTTTGCTAAAGTGCGCGACGAATGGCAATCGTGGATGGATACGTCGGCCATTGTTTCTCAGAAATTTTACCGAAATATTCAAGAAAACAATTACCGAAAAGTGGAAACAACGGTGTTTAACCACGATACCGACGACGCCGTAGTGACCGACGAAAACGGCACCAAAAAATTTGAAGTGCCTAATCACATTCAGGATGCGATTAGTAGTTATTTTTTCCTCCGTACCCTCGATTTCTCAAAACTTAGCCCCAACGAAATGGTGGAAGTACCTACGTTTTTTGAAAACTCGGTCTATAAACTCAAAGTCAAATACCGTGGGAAGGACGTAGTAAAAACCAAATATGGCAAAATAAAAGCCCTAAGGCTCACACCTATCATGCCTAACAATGAGCTTTTTAAAGGCGAAAACTCCATTCGGATTTGGGTGTCGGACGACGCCAACAAAGTCCCCATCAAAGTCGAAGTGGACTTGTGGGTGGGGGCTTTGGTGATGGAAGTTAGCTCGTACCGAGGAGCTAGAAATGCCTACAATTGGTACTAA
- a CDS encoding O-acetylhomoserine aminocarboxypropyltransferase/cysteine synthase family protein: protein MSDLRFETLQQHAGQVIDPVTNARAVPIYQTTAYAFNSSEHGANLFALKEFGNIYTRIMNPTNDVFEKRIAALEGGVAALAVASGHAAQFLAINNITSVGDNFVTTSFLYGGSYNQFKNSFKNIGVEARFADGDNVASFEALIDDKTKAIYLETIGNPGFNVPDFEAFSQLAAKYDLPIIVDNTFGAGGAICQPIKWGAHVVVESATKWIGGHGTSMGGVIVDAGTFNWGNGKYPQFTSPSPSYHGLVLNDVFGIGGPFGNIQFIIRTRVEGLRDWGPAQSPFNSFLLLQGLETLSLRVERTCENALALAKWLEAHPSVAYVNYPGLESSKYHELAKKYLTRGFGGVLSFKLKAGKEAADNFVNSLKMISHLANVGDSKTLIIHPASTTHSQLSASEQATAGVEAGLLRISVGIEHIEDIKADIQQAFDTIGQ from the coding sequence ATGTCAGATCTTCGTTTTGAAACCTTACAGCAACACGCTGGCCAAGTCATCGACCCAGTTACCAACGCCCGTGCTGTACCCATTTATCAGACTACGGCTTATGCCTTCAACAGCTCAGAGCACGGAGCTAATTTGTTTGCACTCAAAGAGTTTGGCAACATCTATACCCGTATTATGAACCCCACCAATGATGTGTTTGAAAAACGCATCGCAGCCCTAGAAGGAGGTGTCGCTGCATTGGCGGTAGCATCGGGACACGCGGCTCAATTTTTAGCAATCAACAACATTACATCCGTTGGCGATAATTTTGTCACGACCTCTTTCTTATACGGTGGGTCATACAATCAGTTTAAAAACTCATTCAAAAACATCGGGGTAGAAGCTCGCTTTGCCGACGGCGACAATGTAGCAAGTTTTGAAGCACTCATTGATGACAAGACCAAAGCCATTTATCTCGAAACGATTGGTAATCCAGGGTTTAACGTTCCTGATTTTGAAGCATTTTCACAACTAGCGGCTAAATACGACCTTCCCATCATCGTCGATAATACCTTCGGCGCGGGAGGCGCGATTTGCCAACCTATCAAATGGGGGGCCCACGTCGTGGTAGAATCCGCCACCAAATGGATTGGCGGACACGGCACCAGCATGGGTGGCGTCATTGTTGACGCAGGGACGTTCAACTGGGGAAATGGTAAATATCCGCAATTTACGTCGCCATCACCAAGTTACCACGGACTTGTCCTCAACGATGTGTTTGGGATTGGCGGGCCTTTCGGAAATATCCAATTCATCATCCGTACCCGCGTGGAAGGTCTGCGCGATTGGGGCCCAGCGCAAAGCCCATTTAACTCATTTTTGTTGTTACAAGGTTTAGAAACCCTCTCCCTTCGCGTAGAGCGTACGTGCGAAAATGCCTTAGCGCTTGCAAAATGGCTAGAAGCGCACCCTTCTGTTGCTTACGTCAACTACCCAGGCTTGGAAAGTAGCAAATACCACGAGTTGGCTAAAAAATACCTCACGCGTGGCTTCGGCGGTGTACTTTCATTCAAACTCAAAGCAGGAAAAGAGGCGGCTGATAATTTTGTTAACTCTCTCAAAATGATTAGCCATTTGGCCAACGTGGGTGACTCAAAAACCCTCATCATCCACCCCGCAAGCACTACGCACTCGCAGCTTTCTGCATCCGAACAGGCGACAGCAGGCGTAGAAGCAGGATTGTTGCGCATATCGGTAGGAATTGAGCACATTGAAGACATTAAGGCTGATATTCAACAAGCCTTTGACACAATCGGTCAGTAA
- a CDS encoding DUF721 domain-containing protein: MIYRFKKENAARKPGTVSVGEAIGKMLEMYRLNAKFDETSVKVHWEKLVGPEIASRTSAIYVKEKVLFLQLTSAPLTQELVLAKKKLIESLNRAFGYEIITDIVFI, translated from the coding sequence ATGATTTATCGCTTCAAAAAAGAAAACGCAGCCAGAAAACCAGGGACTGTTTCGGTGGGAGAGGCCATCGGAAAGATGCTTGAGATGTATCGTTTGAACGCCAAGTTTGACGAAACATCGGTCAAAGTTCATTGGGAAAAACTCGTAGGGCCTGAGATTGCGTCCCGTACAAGCGCGATTTATGTCAAAGAAAAGGTGCTGTTTCTACAACTTACGTCAGCGCCATTGACGCAAGAGTTGGTGCTGGCGAAGAAAAAATTAATTGAATCGCTGAATCGGGCGTTTGGCTACGAAATTATTACGGATATTGTGTTTATCTAA
- a CDS encoding ABC transporter permease, translating to MRNLIFLLQKEFRQIFRNPTILRMILIMPIMQLIVIPLAADYEIKHISISVVDQDHSTYSSKLVNKMTASGYFQLVEYTQSYAQATKTVGDGKTDLILTIPAHFERDLIKFNKAQLHLAADAVNGVRAGLGTAYAGQMIGDFNREIREEWMLLPKFNEMPQIEITSANWYNPHFDYHLFMVPGILAILVTMVGAFLTALNIVAEKEVGTIEQINVTPIKKHEFILGKLIPFWVLGMVSITLGMIVTFVIFRFLPVGSFFTIYAFSAVYMFGVLGIGLLISTFADTQQQATLFAFFCMMVFILLGGLYTPIESMPEWAQWLTRINPPAYFIKIIRAVYIKGSAFSDLIPEFLVMIAFAVGFNALAVFNYRKRSA from the coding sequence ATGCGAAATCTAATTTTTTTGTTACAAAAAGAATTTCGGCAAATATTTCGGAATCCTACCATTTTACGGATGATTCTGATCATGCCCATTATGCAGCTGATTGTGATTCCACTGGCGGCTGATTACGAAATCAAACACATTTCTATCAGCGTCGTGGATCAAGATCATTCTACCTATTCGTCGAAGCTGGTGAATAAAATGACGGCGTCGGGCTACTTTCAACTGGTCGAATATACGCAATCTTACGCCCAAGCGACCAAGACCGTAGGGGATGGGAAAACCGATTTGATATTGACAATTCCTGCGCATTTTGAGCGCGATTTGATTAAGTTCAACAAGGCGCAGTTGCACCTAGCGGCGGACGCTGTCAATGGGGTACGAGCAGGATTAGGAACTGCTTATGCGGGACAAATGATTGGCGATTTCAACCGCGAAATTCGGGAAGAGTGGATGTTGTTACCGAAGTTTAATGAAATGCCCCAAATTGAAATTACGTCGGCCAACTGGTACAATCCTCATTTTGATTACCATTTGTTTATGGTGCCAGGTATTTTGGCCATCTTGGTGACAATGGTGGGAGCCTTCTTAACAGCGTTGAATATCGTAGCCGAAAAAGAAGTAGGAACAATCGAACAAATCAACGTGACCCCCATCAAAAAACACGAGTTTATTTTGGGGAAACTGATTCCTTTTTGGGTGTTGGGTATGGTTTCTATTACGTTAGGAATGATAGTCACCTTTGTGATATTCCGCTTTTTGCCCGTTGGTTCTTTCTTTACAATTTATGCTTTTTCGGCGGTGTATATGTTTGGCGTGTTAGGTATTGGCTTGTTAATCAGTACCTTTGCCGATACGCAGCAGCAAGCCACGCTGTTCGCTTTTTTCTGCATGATGGTGTTTATTTTGTTGGGAGGGCTATATACGCCCATAGAAAGTATGCCCGAGTGGGCACAATGGTTGACCCGCATCAATCCGCCTGCTTATTTCATCAAAATCATTCGGGCGGTTTATATCAAAGGCAGCGCTTTTTCTGATTTAATTCCCGAATTTTTGGTCATGATAGCCTTTGCCGTGGGCTTTAATGCGCTTGCGGTATTTAATTACCGAAAAAGAAGCGCGTAG
- a CDS encoding aminopeptidase, with amino-acid sequence MFKKILLGLLCILLILGLYYRELVSYGYMQAKGQLQILFNTQPVAEVLKNPSFPDSLKQRLRLIGEIKQFAVDSLGLDSSGSYTEFYDQHGKPILWVLTASEKYRLVPREWNFPVIGTFAYKGFFDTTRADKERQLLISEGFDTQLNEVSAWSTLGFFKDPILSSMLYRGEGSLANLIIHEMTHGTLFVKNNLELNENLASFVGDYGAIRFLTAKYGANSPELEKYEFRKRYNDAISQHIVRGAKQLDSLYKTFHPSLTSAQKDTLKTRQIRHIVQQSDTLLGGLVGKKYPWRGTKLPNNAFFIGYLTYHSQQNQFQDEFNHKFKGNFPKYLAYLKATYPTSF; translated from the coding sequence ATGTTCAAAAAAATACTCCTTGGTTTGCTCTGCATTTTGTTGATTCTCGGCCTTTATTACCGAGAGTTGGTCAGTTATGGGTACATGCAAGCCAAAGGTCAGCTTCAGATTTTGTTCAATACGCAGCCCGTGGCGGAAGTCCTGAAAAACCCGTCGTTTCCTGACTCGCTCAAGCAACGCCTCAGGCTCATTGGCGAAATCAAACAATTTGCCGTCGATTCCTTAGGACTAGATTCATCAGGAAGCTATACCGAGTTTTATGACCAACACGGCAAACCCATTTTGTGGGTATTAACCGCTTCTGAAAAATACCGCCTTGTACCCCGCGAATGGAATTTTCCAGTGATAGGAACGTTTGCTTACAAAGGTTTTTTTGACACTACCCGCGCCGACAAAGAGCGCCAATTGCTTATTTCAGAGGGTTTTGATACGCAACTCAACGAGGTGTCAGCTTGGAGTACATTGGGATTTTTCAAAGATCCTATTTTGTCTTCGATGCTGTACCGAGGCGAAGGAAGTTTGGCCAACCTAATCATTCACGAAATGACGCACGGTACGCTGTTTGTCAAAAACAACCTCGAACTCAACGAAAACCTCGCCAGTTTTGTGGGTGACTACGGAGCAATTCGCTTTTTGACCGCCAAATACGGTGCAAATTCTCCCGAATTAGAAAAATACGAGTTCAGAAAACGCTATAACGATGCGATTTCGCAGCACATCGTACGGGGGGCAAAACAGCTTGATAGCTTGTACAAAACCTTCCACCCTTCGCTTACTTCTGCTCAAAAAGACACCTTAAAAACAAGGCAAATCCGCCACATTGTTCAACAATCGGATACACTTTTGGGTGGGCTTGTTGGGAAAAAATACCCTTGGCGAGGCACGAAATTGCCCAACAATGCGTTTTTTATCGGATACCTGACGTATCACTCCCAACAAAACCAGTTTCAAGACGAGTTTAATCATAAATTCAAGGGTAATTTTCCAAAGTACCTTGCTTACTTGAAAGCAACCTACCCAACCTCGTTTTAG